The DNA sequence CGCGCTGGGTGAATGAGAAAAACGATGAACTGTTGGAAAAAGGCCATTCCGAACAGGCGTTTGACAAGGAGTATCGCCGGAAAATTTACAGCGAGTGGCAAAAGCTAATGAACGAAGAAGTTCCGGTCATCCCGACGTTGTATCGTTCGGTCATTTATGCCGTCAACAACCGCGTTGCCAACTTCACGGTCGATCCGAGCTCGAAACTGACGTGGAAAGATGTCGGCGTCACGTCCGAGCAACCGGAAGTCGAACAATGACGATTGTTGCCTTTGATGATGTACGATAAGATAGAAGATAAATTGCATACGTCTTATCAAGAGTGGGCGAGAGAACGGGCTTGATGACCCCACAGCAACCTGCCGCAGGCAAGGTGCTAACACCCGCAAAGCGGTTTCGCTTTGGATGATAAGAACGGCTCATGACCCCTTTCGCCTCATTCCGAGGCGAAGGGGGTTTTTGTCGATGGGAGGTGAAGGAGAAACAGTGGAGGAGGCGGTTTCGCTCCGTGCTTGCATGGCCGCTCATCTCCCTGCCGCAGCGTTCGCCGTTTGTGTCATGCGCTGTGTGCAGGCGGAGCTCATCCGGTTTGACTCTAAGGCGGCGGCTGACAAGCATCTTGGCACAAATCCGCCGGTTTATGAAAACATACGGCCTTGACCGCGGCGGAACCGAGCGGGAGTATATGCGCATTTTTCAAGACATTTTGTACAATCCCGTCTTGTATCGCATCGTTCAAGAATTGATTTTATTTTTATATCGGTTGTTCCACTTGCCAGGCACCGCCTTTTTCTTAATGACAAAAGCCGCCGATGCCCGCCGTTTGATCGACGCCGTCGCTTCCTTTGTCGGCAGCTACTCGATCGGTCTATTGATCACCAATAAAGTGTTCAAAGAAGGCAAATATACCGTGAAAGAAGCGGCGATCATCGCTACCGGCTTTTCCACCGTATCGGTGACATTTATGGTCGTTGTGGCGAAAACATTGGGGCTCATGCCAATCTGGAATGCGTATTGTTTTTGCCCGCTTTGCTTGTCACCGAAGCTCCGCTTGTCACAAAATTCATTATTGCGGTCGTATCCGTCTCGGCGATCCTATTCTTTTCCGCTGTCATTCTATGCATTTTATCTACAGAAATTCCGCTCAGCTTGCCGAGGCTGCTGGTCATCTGGTTCGAACGCACCGTCTTGACGCTCATCCTCACCGCGCCGCTCGCATATTGGCTGCTTTGACGGGAGCGCGGCGCTTCGATGAAAACGGACATCGATGGGGTGGCTGCGATTTTCAGGTTCGCCGCCATTCCATCAACCCGATTGAGAAGTTTCAGCGCCATGAAAGCCTGTCCACCTCCGAGACAGGCTTTCACAGCGTTTCCCGCTGCTGCTTTAACAAATCGCGAATCTCTGTCAATAGCTCCTCCTCTTTCGTTAGCGTCGGCGCGGTTTCCTTCACCTCTTCCTGCTTTTTCACCCGTTCATACAGCGTGTTGATCAATTTCACAAACAGGAAAATCGAAAACGCGATGATCAAAAAATCGACGACCGTTTGGATAAACGCCCCATATTTCACTTCCGCTTTGCCGACTTTCCACGACAGGCCGCTGAAATTGATGCCTCCCAACAATAAGCCGACGAGCGGCATGATGATGTCATTGACGAGCGAAGAAACGATTTTGCCAAATGCCCCGCCGATAATGACCCCGACGGCCAAGTCGATGACATTGCCGCGGACGGCGAATTTTTTAAACTCGTTCCACATGGTCATCTCCTTCCGAAGAAAATGTT is a window from the Geobacillus stearothermophilus ATCC 12980 genome containing:
- the mscL gene encoding large conductance mechanosensitive channel protein MscL, yielding MWNEFKKFAVRGNVIDLAVGVIIGGAFGKIVSSLVNDIIMPLVGLLLGGINFSGLSWKVGKAEVKYGAFIQTVVDFLIIAFSIFLFVKLINTLYERVKKQEEVKETAPTLTKEEELLTEIRDLLKQQRETL